A single Fusobacterium hominis DNA region contains:
- a CDS encoding alpha/beta hydrolase family protein translates to MEKLQLNDFLYYNYLSGLESSPNEDKVAFIVHRADIDTNNYKSYIWIMDCESKDYFQLTGLGEESNFQWLDDENIIFSTIRNEQLKKRIEEGEEWTCYYKISTKGGEACEYMRIPLNVTSLKVIDRNKFLISANYSNYGIKLNGLVGEERASAIALIKENKDYEVLDEIPFWGNGKGFTNKKRNRLFIYDREKNEISPVTDTIMDVEYFTYKDGKVLYIGNSFINKKGTSEGIFCYDIKNKQTITLLPIGEYSVNFAEFLGDNIICGLNDQKEYGINQNPDFYLIRDEKLELLKKHDTWMTNTVGSDCRYGGGKSFRVKEDKLYFITTVMHSSHLNTIDINGNEQQLTSLDGSVDNYALGKNEIFFVGLRDLRLQEIYTLKDKKECLITDFNESVFKDKKLSKPEKFNIVNDGIELEGWVLKPVDYEEGKMYPGVLDIHGGPKTVYGTVFYHEMQVWANMGYFVFFCNPRGGDGRGNKFADIRGKYGTIDYEDLMKFTDEVLKKYPIDEKRVGVTGGSYGGFMTNWIIGHTNRFACAVSQRSIANWLSKFGTTDIGYYFNVDQNSATPWDNPEKLWWHSPMKYADKAKTPTLFIHSEQDYRCWLAEGLQMFTSLKYNGVPARLCMFRGENHELSRSGKPKHRMRRLEEMTRWFDQYLK, encoded by the coding sequence TTACTGGATTAGGAGAAGAAAGTAATTTTCAGTGGTTAGATGATGAAAATATTATTTTTTCCACTATAAGAAATGAGCAATTGAAAAAAAGAATAGAAGAAGGAGAAGAGTGGACTTGTTATTACAAGATTTCCACTAAAGGTGGAGAAGCATGTGAATATATGAGAATACCACTTAATGTAACTTCTTTAAAAGTAATAGACAGAAATAAATTTTTAATATCAGCTAATTATAGTAACTATGGTATAAAATTAAATGGTTTAGTAGGAGAAGAAAGAGCAAGTGCAATTGCTTTAATAAAGGAAAATAAAGATTATGAAGTATTAGATGAAATACCATTTTGGGGTAACGGAAAAGGATTTACAAATAAAAAAAGAAATAGATTGTTTATATATGACAGAGAAAAAAATGAGATTTCACCAGTAACAGATACAATAATGGATGTAGAGTACTTCACATACAAAGATGGAAAAGTATTATATATTGGAAATTCATTTATCAATAAAAAAGGAACAAGTGAAGGAATTTTTTGTTATGATATAAAAAATAAACAAACTATAACTTTATTACCTATTGGTGAGTATTCTGTTAACTTTGCCGAATTTTTAGGTGATAACATTATTTGTGGGTTAAATGATCAAAAAGAATATGGAATAAATCAAAATCCAGATTTTTACCTAATTAGAGATGAAAAGTTAGAATTACTGAAAAAACATGATACATGGATGACAAATACTGTAGGGTCTGATTGTAGATATGGTGGAGGAAAATCTTTTAGAGTTAAAGAAGATAAATTATATTTTATAACTACTGTTATGCACTCATCGCATCTTAATACCATAGATATAAATGGAAACGAGCAACAATTAACATCTCTAGATGGTTCTGTAGATAACTATGCTTTAGGAAAAAATGAAATATTTTTTGTAGGGTTAAGAGATTTAAGATTACAAGAGATTTATACTTTAAAAGATAAAAAAGAATGTTTAATTACAGACTTTAATGAATCTGTTTTTAAAGATAAAAAGCTTTCAAAGCCAGAAAAATTTAATATAGTAAATGATGGAATAGAGCTTGAAGGTTGGGTATTAAAGCCAGTAGACTATGAGGAAGGAAAAATGTATCCTGGAGTTTTAGATATTCATGGTGGACCTAAAACAGTTTATGGAACAGTATTTTATCACGAAATGCAAGTTTGGGCTAATATGGGATATTTTGTATTTTTCTGTAATCCACGTGGTGGAGACGGTAGAGGAAATAAATTTGCTGATATTAGAGGAAAATATGGAACAATTGACTATGAAGATTTGATGAAATTTACAGATGAAGTATTGAAAAAATATCCAATAGATGAAAAAAGAGTAGGTGTTACTGGTGGATCATATGGTGGATTTATGACAAACTGGATAATAGGACATACTAATAGATTTGCTTGTGCAGTTTCTCAAAGAAGTATTGCTAACTGGTTATCAAAATTTGGAACAACAGATATAGGATATTATTTTAATGTAGATCAAAATTCAGCAACTCCTTGGGATAATCCAGAAAAATTATGGTGGCATTCTCCTATGAAATATGCTGATAAAGCAAAAACACCAACTTTATTTATTCATTCAGAACAAGATTATAGATGTTGGTTAGCTGAAGGGCTACAAATGTTTACTTCACTAAAATATAATGGAGTTCCTGCTAGACTTTGTATGTTTAGAGGAGAAAATCACGAGCTTTCAAGAAGCGGAAAACCTAAGCATAGAATGAGAAGACTTGAAGAAATGACAAGATGGTTTGATCAGTATTTAAAATAA
- a CDS encoding pyridoxal-phosphate-dependent aminotransferase family protein: protein MKRANYIMMTPGPTMVRENVTHTYTHYFGNSDFDENFFEFYGNLCKKIGKIWGAKKAQTIIMSGEGMLGLDTACAALTEKGDKVLVISNGIYGRGFKGLIENYGGEVTVFETDVKTTIDKDALRVFLEQHKDYGFKYATVVHCDTPSGVLNDIESICKMLKSTGIMTVVDTVSAFGGTEVKIDDWGIDIALGASQKVLSANTGLTIMAVSDMAWKAIEDRKTPIPSFYCNLSLWKNCVEEKLFPYTMPIADIVALGLAVDNMFEEGLDKIIDRHYKVAEYTRTKLMDMGIDLYLRGGYSPTVTAFCIPEGYTLEKIYKHMIEKHEVMLGKSYGELADKVLRIGHMGENARNFRIDYTLRALEKTLKELKELKK from the coding sequence TTGAAGAGAGCCAACTATATTATGATGACACCAGGGCCTACAATGGTTAGGGAAAATGTTACACACACATATACACATTATTTTGGGAATTCTGATTTTGATGAGAATTTCTTTGAATTCTATGGAAATTTATGCAAGAAAATTGGTAAAATTTGGGGCGCAAAAAAAGCTCAAACAATAATTATGTCAGGGGAAGGAATGCTTGGACTTGACACAGCTTGTGCTGCACTTACTGAAAAAGGAGACAAAGTTCTTGTAATTTCAAATGGAATATATGGAAGAGGATTTAAAGGACTTATTGAAAACTATGGTGGAGAAGTAACAGTTTTTGAAACTGATGTAAAAACTACAATAGATAAAGATGCTTTAAGAGTATTTTTAGAGCAACATAAAGACTATGGTTTTAAATATGCAACAGTAGTACATTGTGATACACCATCTGGAGTTTTAAATGACATTGAATCTATTTGTAAAATGTTAAAATCAACTGGAATAATGACAGTTGTAGATACAGTTTCTGCATTTGGTGGAACAGAAGTAAAAATAGATGATTGGGGAATCGATATTGCGTTAGGAGCTTCACAAAAGGTGTTATCAGCTAACACAGGACTTACTATTATGGCTGTAAGTGATATGGCATGGAAAGCAATAGAAGATAGAAAAACACCAATTCCATCATTTTATTGCAATTTATCGTTATGGAAAAATTGTGTAGAAGAAAAATTATTCCCTTATACAATGCCTATAGCAGATATTGTAGCTTTAGGATTAGCAGTTGATAATATGTTTGAAGAGGGATTAGATAAAATAATAGATAGACATTATAAAGTAGCTGAATACACAAGAACTAAACTAATGGATATGGGAATAGATCTATATTTAAGAGGAGGATACTCTCCAACTGTTACAGCTTTTTGTATTCCAGAAGGGTACACTCTTGAAAAAATATATAAACATATGATAGAAAAACATGAAGTAATGTTAGGAAAGTCGTATGGAGAGTTAGCTGACAAGGTATTACGTATTGGGCACATGGGTGAAAATGCTCGTAATTTTAGAATAGATTACACTCTTAGAGCATTAGAA